In the genome of Segatella copri, one region contains:
- a CDS encoding RagB/SusD family nutrient uptake outer membrane protein — protein MKKLYTMVLAAALVGTFTSCDDFLDYKPTAVVDEDKAFSEPDKMVNSAYAMLGDCWYSYPFNLWPYGDLSSDDCLKGGGGTGDTGYHDVEIWSTLTSTKGELDELWYRLYCAVSRCNRALVSLQQNGESTLGAEVTKQREAEVRFLRAHFYFKLLTMYRQIPWIDEKVYEDKTTESTSNTQFTYEELWQKVIADFQTAYDVLPAKQKDGGRVNKIAAAGYLAKCYLTIAWGDGYEATDGVDHINKEYMQKVIDYTDVVKNSDYGYMADFGDIFLPDYKNSKESVFAVQTSDYSEDHTTFGRANWSNMLNGCWGIWSCGWDFHKPSQNLVNAFKTKNGLPEFDDYNKTCDYPVNGKPNSQKWDPRLFHTVGMPTFPYKYESEYKMTTANSRTPNVYGYYTSLKEVPQRSKGETFNGSWQAFAMNDYVLRYSDIMLMRAEALIELGRLAEARTIINDIRQRAKNSVDKHIEYAKDQCDIALYPESYFQDKETARKCLRWERRLEMAMENGRFFDLRRWGIASETLNKYFESEQKDQYGEQTYAQYLKDAKFTPGKNEFYPVPYNQLYYIPGLYKQNKGYE, from the coding sequence ATGAAAAAATTATATACAATGGTGCTTGCAGCAGCACTGGTAGGAACATTCACCAGTTGTGATGATTTCCTAGATTACAAGCCAACAGCTGTGGTTGATGAAGACAAGGCTTTCAGCGAGCCGGACAAGATGGTAAACAGTGCCTATGCGATGTTGGGAGACTGTTGGTATTCTTACCCATTCAACCTTTGGCCATATGGTGACCTTTCTTCAGACGATTGCTTGAAGGGTGGCGGTGGCACCGGTGACACCGGTTATCACGATGTGGAGATCTGGAGTACCTTGACCTCTACTAAGGGCGAACTCGACGAGTTATGGTATCGTCTCTATTGTGCCGTTTCCCGTTGCAACCGTGCCTTGGTTTCTTTGCAGCAGAATGGCGAGAGTACACTGGGTGCTGAGGTAACCAAGCAGCGTGAGGCTGAGGTTCGCTTCCTCCGTGCTCATTTCTATTTCAAGTTACTTACCATGTATCGTCAGATTCCTTGGATAGACGAGAAGGTTTATGAGGATAAAACCACAGAGAGCACATCAAACACTCAGTTTACTTACGAGGAATTGTGGCAGAAGGTGATAGCTGACTTCCAGACTGCATACGATGTCCTTCCTGCTAAGCAGAAGGATGGCGGTCGTGTCAACAAGATTGCTGCCGCAGGTTATCTGGCTAAGTGTTATCTTACCATTGCCTGGGGTGATGGCTATGAGGCAACCGATGGTGTTGACCATATTAATAAGGAGTATATGCAGAAGGTTATCGACTATACTGATGTGGTGAAGAATTCAGACTATGGTTACATGGCAGATTTCGGCGACATCTTCCTGCCTGACTATAAGAACAGTAAGGAGTCAGTTTTTGCTGTCCAGACTTCCGACTATAGCGAGGACCATACCACCTTCGGACGTGCCAACTGGTCTAATATGCTGAATGGCTGTTGGGGTATTTGGTCTTGCGGATGGGATTTCCACAAGCCTTCACAGAACCTGGTGAATGCCTTCAAGACCAAGAACGGACTTCCTGAGTTTGATGACTACAACAAGACTTGTGATTATCCTGTAAACGGTAAGCCTAATAGTCAGAAATGGGATCCACGTTTGTTCCATACAGTAGGAATGCCTACCTTCCCATATAAATATGAGTCAGAATACAAGATGACTACAGCCAACTCTCGTACACCAAACGTTTACGGTTACTATACCTCTCTGAAGGAAGTACCACAGCGTTCTAAGGGTGAAACTTTCAATGGCTCTTGGCAGGCGTTTGCGATGAACGACTACGTGCTCCGTTATAGCGACATCATGTTGATGCGTGCTGAGGCTTTGATAGAGTTGGGCCGTCTGGCAGAGGCTCGTACCATTATTAATGATATCCGTCAGAGAGCCAAGAATTCTGTGGATAAGCATATTGAATATGCCAAGGATCAATGTGATATAGCCCTCTATCCGGAGTCATATTTCCAGGATAAGGAGACGGCAAGAAAGTGCCTTCGCTGGGAGCGTCGTCTGGAAATGGCTATGGAGAACGGCCGCTTCTTCGACCTGCGCCGCTGGGGCATTGCTTCTGAGACACTGAACAAGTATTTCGAATCTGAGCAGAAAGATCAGTATGGAGAGCAAACATACGCACAATACTTGAAGGATGCCAAGTTCACACCGGGCAAGAACGAGTTCTATCCGGTTCCATATAACCAGCTGTATTACATTCCTGGTCTTTATAAGCAGAATAAGGGATACGAGTAA
- a CDS encoding TonB-dependent receptor, with product MHNFLNGKSAAMMLALSLVNVTAAFAQDDNSSAKEEGNRNVMLNAASANGPREIQIGLPSADVNVLENGLPVTYATNPHSVNTIWRGDASLSHQGLLKIAETAITTGNIGYAVNSFTQKGQKGFNGTLNYKSNHFGLQEFSLNMNGDLGSDWYYSFNMYQDFDPGTFKIKSTPYQDRTQIYKALLTKKYNGNRGEFTAMYKYANSHNVYNYATQSAPFIYVGDGSVKEYGNFKLGTTSYLPIDNEMTYRDMRTGELKQTSLYDACLNKTSEVTLMNNYRFDNGLNWKATLKYDHSRGAMVYQSPMSIIDLKNEANKGVYNYMYRDIDGQTKAYDGQYVQTRMSCLNAGKIDEALFTTELSKKFSTSTFRLGVNEWFYHIDYCSNTTMYDQSVPADGNYALRVWDANQRNGYFYDFNKNASEYYKGSENKLALYFTHDWDVTNKLNLYYGARLEWQKLKGENAAVKNAKGEFVGRFADYYLGATAADGTKIAPADLSYNWLNYDFSVAATYKLTDSFGFTGDFTYIVQHPKFEAFAPATLPNTDKISVPLGRAGIYYNNSWLSLTSLFSYISKTNNNSTLNLQHGSEIKAAPMAYDIQTWGWTTDAVAHPFKGFDFHFLFTYQKPTYKKYETSVTFSDGTPGNINATGNIVAEIPEILIELDPSYMITKDIKLWTSFRYFSKTYANINEAYYFNGHWETFGGLNWQATKRLSLGCTVVNFLNQTGAKGSIAGAELITKDEAKGIKNQIMTGSYLRPFTVEFTASLKF from the coding sequence ATGCACAACTTTTTAAATGGAAAGAGCGCAGCTATGATGCTTGCACTTTCATTGGTAAATGTTACAGCAGCTTTTGCACAGGATGATAATTCAAGTGCTAAGGAAGAGGGTAACCGTAATGTGATGCTCAATGCAGCCAGTGCGAATGGTCCTCGTGAGATTCAGATAGGTTTGCCTTCTGCCGATGTTAACGTATTGGAGAATGGCTTACCTGTAACTTACGCAACCAATCCTCATTCTGTCAATACCATCTGGCGTGGCGATGCAAGTTTGAGCCATCAGGGATTGCTCAAGATTGCGGAGACAGCTATCACTACAGGTAATATCGGTTATGCAGTGAACTCTTTTACCCAGAAGGGTCAGAAAGGTTTCAATGGTACGCTGAATTATAAGAGCAATCACTTCGGATTGCAGGAATTCTCTCTGAATATGAACGGTGACTTGGGAAGCGACTGGTATTACAGCTTTAACATGTATCAGGATTTCGACCCAGGAACTTTCAAAATCAAGTCAACTCCTTATCAGGACCGTACTCAGATTTACAAGGCGCTCCTCACCAAGAAGTATAACGGCAACCGTGGTGAATTTACCGCTATGTATAAGTATGCCAACAGTCATAATGTCTATAACTATGCCACCCAGAGTGCGCCATTCATTTATGTGGGTGATGGAAGCGTGAAGGAGTATGGCAACTTCAAGCTCGGAACCACCTCTTATCTTCCTATTGATAACGAGATGACTTATCGCGATATGCGTACTGGTGAGTTGAAGCAGACTTCTCTCTATGATGCCTGTCTGAACAAGACAAGCGAGGTAACCCTGATGAACAACTACCGTTTTGACAACGGTTTGAACTGGAAGGCTACCTTGAAGTACGATCACTCACGTGGTGCGATGGTTTACCAGTCACCAATGTCTATCATCGATTTGAAGAACGAGGCTAACAAGGGCGTATATAATTATATGTATCGCGACATCGACGGACAGACTAAGGCTTACGATGGTCAGTATGTTCAGACCCGTATGTCCTGTCTCAATGCCGGTAAGATTGATGAGGCTCTTTTCACCACCGAGCTCAGCAAGAAATTCAGTACTTCCACCTTCCGTCTTGGCGTGAATGAGTGGTTTTACCATATCGATTATTGCTCAAATACAACCATGTATGACCAGAGTGTTCCTGCAGATGGCAATTATGCCTTGCGAGTTTGGGATGCCAACCAGCGCAATGGCTATTTCTACGATTTCAACAAGAACGCCTCTGAGTATTATAAGGGAAGCGAAAACAAGCTGGCTCTCTACTTCACTCACGATTGGGATGTCACCAATAAGTTGAACCTCTACTATGGTGCCCGTCTGGAGTGGCAGAAGCTGAAGGGTGAAAACGCAGCAGTGAAGAATGCAAAGGGTGAATTCGTAGGCCGTTTCGCCGATTACTATCTCGGTGCTACGGCAGCAGATGGAACCAAGATTGCTCCGGCAGATTTGAGTTACAACTGGTTGAACTACGATTTCTCTGTAGCAGCAACTTATAAGTTGACCGATAGCTTCGGCTTCACTGGCGATTTCACTTACATCGTTCAGCATCCTAAGTTCGAGGCTTTTGCCCCAGCTACATTGCCAAATACGGATAAGATTTCTGTGCCACTCGGTCGTGCAGGTATCTACTACAATAACTCATGGTTGAGTTTGACATCGTTGTTCTCTTACATCTCAAAGACCAACAACAACTCAACTCTGAACTTGCAGCATGGCAGTGAAATCAAGGCAGCTCCTATGGCTTACGATATTCAGACATGGGGTTGGACAACCGATGCTGTGGCTCATCCTTTCAAGGGATTCGATTTCCACTTCCTCTTCACTTATCAGAAGCCAACTTACAAGAAATATGAGACATCGGTTACCTTCAGTGATGGTACCCCTGGCAACATTAATGCCACTGGCAATATCGTTGCCGAGATTCCTGAGATTCTCATCGAGTTGGATCCAAGTTACATGATTACCAAGGACATCAAGCTCTGGACCAGCTTCCGTTATTTCAGTAAGACTTATGCCAACATCAATGAGGCATATTACTTCAACGGTCACTGGGAGACCTTTGGTGGTTTGAACTGGCAGGCAACCAAGCGCCTGTCTCTCGGTTGCACGGTGGTCAACTTCCTCAACCAGACTGGTGCCAAGGGTAGTATCGCAGGTGCCGAGCTGATTACCAAGGATGAGGCCAAGGGAATCAAGAACCAGATAATGACGGGTAGCTATCTCCGTCCATTCACGGTTGAATTCACAGCTTCGCTTAAATTCTAA
- a CDS encoding substrate-binding domain-containing protein: MILLLGSCTEKKVVIGVSQCCGGLWREKVNNEMRLAQYQYKNVDLLFTTAENDGQRQARQIDSMIARKVDLIVVAPDNVNEVTPAIERAYRAHIPVILFDRKVTTPHYTASIGGDNVEAGREVARFLARKLDGKGTVVEITGLKDASPVIERHRGFHEVMKNYPGIKVVTLDSNWKMERAQELFKQYLDKGGHADGVFGHSDLGAIGAFLEAERRGIDKQMLIVGIDGLPGEWEGVDRVKRGQFAASYVYPTQGEKIMELAMNILQGKPYKKDNVMKSFLATPENCDAIALQYEDLEAKMKNLDQISDSLDSYSEVSRIQKWMLVVAFIVVLILFFVIYYIYKVYRKKLQKQKAVARGFIENKEGWAAELNHLDESDRYFMDRFKKKILDNMGNADMKMDDLGAEMQLSKVQLYRKVKAMTGKTPAELLKEMRLQRAYTLLMQTDKTVAEVSAEVGFALPGYFSSCFRKQFGVLPTDFRNKQLSKRK; the protein is encoded by the coding sequence ATGATTCTTCTTCTAGGTTCTTGCACCGAGAAGAAGGTGGTGATAGGTGTGTCGCAATGTTGTGGCGGACTTTGGCGCGAGAAGGTGAATAATGAGATGCGATTGGCGCAGTATCAATATAAGAATGTGGATTTGCTGTTTACTACTGCAGAGAATGACGGGCAACGCCAGGCTCGCCAGATAGACAGTATGATAGCCAGGAAGGTAGATTTAATCGTGGTGGCTCCTGATAACGTGAATGAAGTAACACCTGCCATCGAGCGTGCCTATCGTGCCCATATCCCGGTTATTCTCTTCGACAGAAAGGTAACGACACCCCATTATACAGCTTCCATCGGTGGCGATAATGTAGAAGCGGGTAGGGAAGTAGCCCGCTTTCTTGCCAGGAAACTGGACGGAAAAGGTACCGTCGTTGAGATTACGGGCTTGAAAGATGCTTCTCCTGTCATTGAGCGCCATCGTGGTTTCCATGAGGTGATGAAGAATTATCCGGGAATCAAGGTGGTTACTCTGGACAGTAACTGGAAGATGGAGCGTGCCCAGGAGTTGTTTAAGCAATATCTGGATAAAGGCGGACATGCGGATGGCGTGTTCGGACATAGCGACCTGGGAGCCATAGGTGCCTTTCTGGAAGCAGAGAGACGAGGCATTGATAAGCAGATGCTGATAGTGGGCATTGATGGATTGCCTGGAGAATGGGAAGGAGTGGATAGAGTGAAGAGAGGACAGTTTGCTGCTTCTTATGTCTATCCCACCCAGGGCGAAAAGATTATGGAATTGGCGATGAATATCCTTCAGGGTAAACCCTATAAGAAGGATAATGTGATGAAATCATTCCTTGCTACCCCTGAAAACTGCGATGCCATCGCCCTACAATATGAGGATCTGGAAGCCAAGATGAAGAATCTGGATCAGATTTCTGACAGTCTTGATTCTTATTCAGAGGTATCCCGCATCCAGAAATGGATGCTTGTGGTCGCCTTTATTGTAGTGCTGATTCTGTTCTTTGTCATCTACTATATATATAAGGTATATAGAAAGAAGCTGCAGAAACAGAAAGCCGTGGCTCGTGGATTCATAGAGAACAAGGAGGGCTGGGCTGCTGAACTGAATCACCTGGATGAGAGTGATCGTTATTTCATGGATCGTTTCAAGAAGAAGATTCTTGATAATATGGGCAATGCTGATATGAAAATGGATGATTTGGGAGCCGAGATGCAGTTGAGTAAAGTACAGCTCTATCGCAAGGTGAAGGCTATGACAGGAAAAACGCCTGCCGAGCTCCTGAAAGAGATGCGCCTGCAGAGAGCCTATACGCTCCTGATGCAGACTGATAAGACTGTAGCTGAAGTCTCGGCAGAAGTAGGCTTTGCGTTACCGGGCTATTTCTCTTCATGCTTTAGGAAGCAGTTTGGTGTTCTTCCTACCGATTTCAGAAATAAACAGTTATCTAAAAGAAAATAG
- a CDS encoding GH32 C-terminal domain-containing protein: MKTNNMMKAACLMLMASATTSAFAQKMNIEHKGDTTIVKVENPTKYLLLPIQEEKDEAQVILSTGDKEDTWMDVRLAQNGVDYFVPFSLEKNAAGKSVKGNVAIVKILGLKKDALAVNLMKLSDTFDTTNTDYYRPSYHFTPLYGWMNDPNGMVYKDGEYHLYFQYNPYGSKWGNMHWGHAVSKDLVHWEHLDPAIARDPVGHIFSGSSVVDKKNTAGFGKNAIIAIYTNNSSVNHDEVQCIAYSNDNGRTFTKYEGNPVLTPFDGLKDFRDPKVFWYEKGKCWYMIVSADKETRFYKSKNLKKWTYVSAFGKGLGQQPCQYECPDFFQLPVNGDKKKMKWVMTMNINPGCWFGGSATEYFVGDFDGKKFTCPDANEVKWLDWGKDHYATVTFSNTGDRVLGITWMSNWQYANLTPFKQNRGANGLPRELKLYEKNGKYYVSENVAPEVYALRKETKDLADASVADAKDLKGVAANMEGAFEIEADVTPDANGIAGIEISNNKRERTLIYFDMKQGKVVMDRTESGLTDFGKQAVPHDIELAWDKQRAAEGKEPARIANSINYKNDFALATWAPLSLCEDGKKTYHVDIFVDKSSVELFVDGGRIAMTNLVFPVAPYENVKLYTQDGKAEFKNLKVHKLGL; encoded by the coding sequence ATGAAAACAAACAATATGATGAAGGCTGCCTGCCTCATGTTGATGGCATCAGCTACCACTTCTGCTTTTGCACAGAAGATGAATATCGAACACAAGGGTGATACAACAATCGTCAAGGTAGAGAATCCTACCAAATACCTTCTTCTCCCTATTCAGGAAGAGAAGGATGAGGCTCAGGTTATCTTGAGCACCGGTGATAAGGAAGATACCTGGATGGATGTGCGTCTGGCACAGAATGGTGTAGATTACTTCGTGCCATTCTCTTTGGAGAAGAATGCTGCAGGTAAGTCGGTCAAGGGTAATGTGGCTATTGTCAAGATTCTCGGTTTGAAGAAAGATGCCTTGGCTGTGAATCTCATGAAGCTCAGCGATACATTCGATACTACCAACACCGATTACTATCGCCCATCTTATCACTTCACTCCGCTCTATGGTTGGATGAACGACCCTAACGGAATGGTGTATAAGGATGGTGAGTATCATCTCTATTTCCAGTATAACCCATACGGAAGCAAGTGGGGCAATATGCACTGGGGACATGCCGTAAGCAAGGACCTCGTTCATTGGGAACACCTCGATCCAGCCATCGCCCGCGACCCTGTAGGTCATATCTTCTCTGGTAGCTCGGTTGTGGATAAGAAGAATACGGCAGGTTTCGGCAAGAATGCCATCATCGCCATCTATACCAACAACAGTAGTGTAAACCATGATGAGGTGCAGTGCATCGCTTATAGCAATGACAATGGTCGCACCTTTACCAAGTACGAGGGCAACCCAGTGTTAACTCCATTCGATGGCTTGAAGGACTTCCGTGACCCTAAGGTGTTCTGGTATGAGAAGGGAAAATGCTGGTATATGATTGTTTCTGCTGATAAAGAGACCCGCTTCTACAAGTCAAAGAATCTCAAGAAATGGACTTACGTGAGTGCCTTTGGTAAGGGCTTGGGTCAGCAGCCATGTCAGTATGAGTGCCCAGACTTCTTCCAGTTGCCTGTAAATGGTGATAAGAAGAAGATGAAGTGGGTGATGACCATGAATATCAATCCAGGCTGTTGGTTTGGTGGTAGTGCTACCGAGTATTTCGTAGGTGATTTCGATGGCAAGAAGTTTACCTGTCCTGATGCCAACGAAGTAAAGTGGCTCGATTGGGGTAAGGATCACTATGCTACCGTTACCTTCTCTAACACCGGCGACCGAGTTCTGGGTATCACCTGGATGAGCAACTGGCAGTATGCCAACCTTACTCCGTTCAAGCAGAACCGTGGTGCCAATGGTTTGCCAAGAGAGTTGAAACTCTACGAGAAGAATGGCAAGTATTATGTTTCTGAAAATGTAGCTCCTGAAGTATATGCTTTGAGAAAGGAAACCAAGGATTTGGCTGATGCTTCTGTTGCCGATGCCAAGGATTTGAAGGGTGTTGCAGCCAATATGGAAGGTGCATTTGAGATTGAGGCTGATGTTACTCCAGATGCCAACGGCATTGCCGGTATTGAGATTTCAAACAACAAGCGTGAGCGCACCCTGATTTACTTCGATATGAAGCAGGGCAAGGTGGTAATGGATAGAACAGAGAGCGGTTTGACCGATTTCGGCAAGCAGGCAGTTCCTCACGATATCGAGTTGGCATGGGATAAGCAGCGTGCAGCAGAAGGCAAGGAGCCTGCCCGCATTGCCAACTCCATCAACTACAAGAACGATTTCGCTCTGGCTACCTGGGCTCCGTTGAGTCTTTGCGAGGATGGCAAGAAGACTTATCATGTTGATATCTTCGTAGATAAGTCATCTGTTGAGCTCTTCGTAGATGGCGGTCGCATCGCCATGACCAACCTCGTCTTCCCTGTAGCTCCATACGAGAATGTGAAGCTCTACACCCAGGATGGCAAGGCTGAATTCAAGAATCTGAAGGTTCACAAACTTGGTTTGTAA
- a CDS encoding SusC/RagA family TonB-linked outer membrane protein, with product MNNLSKLLMSSALCAVCTVASAQQVNVNGIVKDAAGETVIGASVMVKGTKTGTVTDFDGNFHVECAPGSTLVISYIGYKTQEVKASDNMEVTLQEDANDLQEVVVTGYTTQKKADLTGSVAVVSTKNLKTTSETDPMRALQGRVPGMTVTTDGSPIGSGTVRIRGIGSFNSSQDPLYIIDGVPTTMALNTLNTNDIESMQVLKDAASASIYGSRASNGVIIITTKKGKKGSKVAVDFSANLTAQFYSNQSKMKLMNSSQYATAMAQAALNDGLDPVAYAANYGIDLNAASGTPITVWNPATNQYQNYTINGRYDGYINKKKTMRFSDTDWLDEISRTGFSQNYDLSVSHANDKHSAMFSLGYKNNEGVLKYTDFENISARLNTSWNLNKIVTVGENLTLTYTSQVDCHPMENALKMPSIVPVYEEDGKTFAGPVGSMADRQNPCREQYQNRNNHLDYWRIFGNAFVELKPVKGLTLRSNFGLDFKTSFINSMTNTYHSDIVNNDIAKTTLSNNNETNWTWSNTAQYVTQIGKHNIDVLGGMEFSKQSVVDFSAYSEGYALEDKDYMWPNAATGTMRNSGAKVGYRLASFFGKVNYNWDDLLLASFTIRHDGSSRFGKAHRWGTFPAASLGFRFSNLLKKDWLDDAKLRLSWGQTGNQAIDNNAQFGLYVVDYGLDRVTSTAYDLFLQGSGTFPSGYRATQLANPNLKWEAATQYNVGLDYTLFGNTLYGTVDAYIKNVKDMLINPAYLGATGEGGNSWQNGPSLRNWGMEFTVGYRKTLANGLGIDVNGNLDFFRNKVTYLPATTTGAYAHTSTENLVQSGKSYGSIVGYVADGIFQNQEEVDKSGQPNARVGGLKYKDLDGKNGITSDDQTWIFDPVPAFSYGLNIALNYKGFDFSMFWQGVYDQDVYNNQKFQTDFWAITDGGSNKGTRLLDAWNTNNTGSSIPRLSTMNTADEGRASSYFVENGSYLKLRTLQVGYTIPSSILSKLKMTSARVYLSGQNLLTIKSNSLTCSDPENPNWNYPLSTSVSFGLQVGF from the coding sequence ATGAACAATCTTTCAAAATTACTAATGAGCTCTGCGCTCTGTGCTGTTTGCACCGTAGCTAGTGCACAACAGGTAAATGTAAATGGCATCGTAAAGGATGCTGCCGGTGAGACAGTCATTGGAGCGTCTGTTATGGTGAAAGGCACAAAGACTGGTACTGTTACCGACTTTGATGGTAACTTTCATGTAGAATGTGCTCCTGGTTCCACACTTGTTATATCTTATATTGGATATAAGACGCAAGAAGTAAAGGCTTCAGATAATATGGAGGTTACACTTCAGGAAGATGCCAACGACTTGCAGGAAGTAGTTGTAACAGGTTATACCACTCAGAAGAAGGCAGACTTGACCGGTTCCGTGGCTGTGGTTTCAACCAAGAACCTGAAGACAACTTCAGAGACTGACCCGATGCGTGCTTTGCAGGGTCGTGTTCCTGGTATGACTGTTACTACCGATGGTTCTCCTATTGGTTCAGGAACCGTGCGTATTCGTGGTATCGGTTCTTTCAACTCTTCTCAGGACCCTCTTTATATCATAGATGGTGTGCCTACCACTATGGCATTGAATACCCTCAATACAAATGATATTGAGAGTATGCAGGTTTTGAAGGATGCCGCTTCGGCTTCTATCTATGGTTCACGTGCATCGAATGGTGTCATCATCATCACCACCAAGAAAGGTAAGAAGGGAAGCAAGGTTGCTGTTGACTTCTCTGCCAACCTCACTGCACAGTTCTATTCCAACCAGTCGAAGATGAAGCTGATGAACTCCAGCCAGTATGCTACTGCGATGGCTCAGGCAGCCCTGAACGATGGACTCGATCCTGTGGCTTATGCTGCCAACTACGGCATCGACTTGAATGCGGCCTCTGGAACTCCAATCACCGTTTGGAATCCTGCTACCAACCAGTATCAGAACTATACTATCAATGGTCGATATGATGGCTACATCAATAAAAAGAAGACCATGCGATTCTCAGATACCGACTGGCTCGATGAAATCTCTCGCACAGGTTTCTCGCAGAACTACGACCTCTCTGTATCTCATGCCAATGACAAGCATAGCGCTATGTTCTCCTTGGGATACAAGAACAATGAGGGAGTCTTGAAATATACCGACTTCGAGAATATCTCAGCTCGTTTGAACACCTCTTGGAATTTAAACAAGATCGTAACCGTAGGTGAGAATTTGACTTTGACTTATACCTCTCAGGTAGATTGCCATCCGATGGAGAATGCCTTGAAGATGCCTTCCATCGTTCCGGTTTACGAAGAAGATGGCAAGACCTTCGCAGGTCCTGTGGGTAGTATGGCCGACCGTCAGAACCCTTGTCGTGAGCAGTATCAGAACCGCAACAACCACCTCGACTACTGGCGCATCTTCGGTAATGCTTTCGTAGAATTGAAGCCTGTCAAGGGATTGACCCTGCGTTCTAACTTCGGTTTGGATTTCAAGACATCGTTTATCAATTCGATGACGAATACTTATCATTCCGATATTGTCAACAATGACATCGCCAAGACAACGCTCTCGAATAACAATGAGACTAACTGGACATGGTCTAACACAGCCCAGTACGTTACCCAGATTGGCAAGCACAACATCGATGTACTCGGTGGTATGGAATTTTCCAAGCAGTCGGTTGTCGATTTCTCTGCCTATTCAGAAGGCTATGCGCTGGAAGATAAAGATTATATGTGGCCAAATGCTGCCACGGGAACGATGCGTAACTCGGGTGCAAAGGTAGGATATCGCCTGGCTTCTTTCTTCGGAAAGGTGAACTACAACTGGGATGATCTCCTCCTGGCTTCCTTTACTATCCGTCATGATGGTTCTTCACGTTTCGGTAAGGCTCATCGCTGGGGTACTTTCCCTGCTGCATCACTTGGCTTCAGATTCTCTAATCTCCTGAAGAAGGATTGGTTGGATGATGCCAAGTTGCGACTCTCTTGGGGTCAGACAGGTAACCAGGCTATCGACAACAATGCACAGTTTGGTCTTTATGTAGTGGATTACGGACTAGACCGTGTAACCTCTACTGCATACGATCTCTTCCTGCAAGGTTCAGGTACCTTCCCTTCTGGCTATCGTGCCACACAGTTGGCTAACCCTAACTTGAAATGGGAGGCTGCTACCCAGTATAACGTAGGTTTGGATTACACCCTGTTTGGCAACACCCTCTATGGTACAGTGGATGCCTATATTAAGAATGTGAAGGATATGTTGATTAATCCTGCTTATCTGGGTGCAACTGGTGAAGGTGGAAATTCATGGCAGAATGGTCCTTCGCTCCGCAACTGGGGTATGGAGTTCACCGTGGGCTATCGCAAGACTTTGGCTAATGGACTTGGCATCGACGTGAACGGCAATCTGGATTTTTTCCGCAACAAGGTTACTTATTTGCCAGCAACAACAACAGGTGCTTACGCTCACACATCTACGGAAAACCTGGTGCAGAGTGGCAAGTCATATGGTTCTATCGTAGGTTATGTAGCCGATGGAATTTTCCAGAATCAGGAAGAAGTAGATAAGTCTGGACAGCCAAATGCACGTGTCGGTGGATTGAAATACAAGGACTTAGATGGTAAAAATGGTATTACTTCAGATGACCAGACTTGGATTTTCGACCCTGTGCCAGCCTTCTCCTATGGTTTGAATATTGCTCTCAACTACAAGGGCTTTGATTTCAGTATGTTCTGGCAGGGTGTCTATGACCAGGATGTGTATAACAACCAAAAGTTCCAGACTGACTTCTGGGCTATTACTGATGGTGGTTCTAACAAGGGAACCCGTTTGCTCGATGCTTGGAATACCAACAACACTGGTTCTTCCATCCCACGCTTGAGCACCATGAATACAGCCGATGAGGGTCGTGCTTCCTCTTACTTCGTTGAGAATGGATCTTACTTGAAGTTGCGCACCTTGCAGGTGGGTTACACTATCCCAAGCAGCATCCTCTCTAAGTTGAAGATGACCAGTGCCCGTGTCTATCTCTCAGGTCAGAATCTTTTGACCATCAAGAGCAACAGCCTGACCTGTTCAGACCCAGAGAATCCAAACTGGAACTATCCACTTTCAACATCCGTATCATTCGGACTTCAGGTAGGTTTCTAA